The following are encoded together in the Thalassomonas haliotis genome:
- a CDS encoding mechanosensitive ion channel family protein, which yields MFELPEMDTLMDSYILPWGINIVMALVIFILGRLLVKFIVSLTGKVFARSKMDAMLSNFLLVILNTILLLFVVVAALDQLGVDTTSLVALVGAAGLAIGLSLQGSLQNFAAGVMLLVFKPFRAGDFVETAGISGIVEEIHIFTTTICTTDNKEVIVPNGDIYGGNIINYSAKETRRVDMVFGTGYGDDLKKAKALLTDIVNNHPLILAEPAPTVALSELADSSVNFVVRPWVKTADYWTVKFEITETVKLRFDQEGISIPFPQMDLHMSKSA from the coding sequence ATGTTTGAGTTACCTGAAATGGATACCCTGATGGACAGTTATATCTTGCCTTGGGGGATCAATATTGTGATGGCCCTGGTGATCTTTATTCTCGGTCGTCTGCTGGTGAAGTTTATTGTCAGCCTGACCGGTAAGGTGTTTGCCCGCTCGAAAATGGATGCCATGCTGAGTAACTTTTTGCTGGTGATCCTCAATACCATTTTATTGCTCTTTGTGGTCGTGGCCGCCTTAGATCAATTAGGGGTTGATACTACCTCGCTGGTGGCCCTGGTGGGTGCTGCAGGTCTTGCCATTGGCTTATCCTTGCAGGGGTCGTTGCAAAACTTCGCCGCCGGCGTGATGCTACTGGTGTTTAAACCTTTCAGGGCCGGGGACTTTGTTGAAACGGCGGGTATCTCAGGGATAGTAGAAGAAATTCATATTTTTACCACAACCATCTGCACCACGGACAATAAAGAAGTGATAGTGCCTAACGGTGATATTTACGGCGGCAATATCATCAACTATTCCGCCAAGGAAACCCGCAGGGTGGATATGGTTTTTGGCACAGGGTATGGCGATGATCTGAAAAAAGCCAAAGCACTGCTCACGGATATTGTTAACAACCATCCTTTGATTTTAGCTGAGCCCGCACCGACGGTAGCACTTTCAGAATTGGCCGACAGCAGTGTTAACTTTGTGGTGCGTCCCTGGGTGAAAACAGCAGATTACTGGACCGTAAAGTTTGAAATTACCGAAACGGTGAAATTACGCTTTGATCAGGAAGGCATCTCTATTCCTTTCCCGCAAATGGATCTCCATATGTCGAAAAGCGCTTAA
- a CDS encoding cysteine-rich CWC family protein, which translates to MKQAANTRQCPFCLNDNDCQAQTEHQCWCFTSTIPKALLELLPQQSDKTCICSACIRAYQDNPQAFAAKYQQPPVPGC; encoded by the coding sequence ATGAAACAAGCAGCAAATACCAGACAATGTCCCTTTTGCCTCAACGACAATGACTGCCAGGCACAGACAGAGCATCAATGCTGGTGTTTCACCAGTACAATACCAAAAGCCTTACTGGAGTTATTGCCACAGCAAAGTGATAAAACCTGCATTTGCAGTGCCTGTATCCGGGCCTATCAAGACAATCCACAAGCCTTTGCAGCAAAATACCAACAGCCGCCTGTTCCCGGTTGCTAG
- a CDS encoding VOC family protein codes for MLTGLHHVAIICSDYEKSKHFYTEILGLTVLAENYRQERDSYKLDLQLADGSQIELFSFKSAPERPSYPEARGLRHLAFALDDIQAFIRHLATYGIETEPVRVDEYTGKKYTFFSDPDHLPLELYQK; via the coding sequence ATGCTGACCGGCCTGCATCATGTTGCCATCATCTGCAGCGATTATGAAAAATCCAAGCATTTTTATACTGAAATTTTAGGATTAACAGTCCTTGCCGAAAATTACCGCCAGGAGCGGGATTCCTACAAGCTGGACCTGCAATTAGCCGACGGCAGCCAGATAGAATTGTTTTCCTTTAAAAGCGCGCCAGAAAGGCCCAGCTACCCGGAAGCCCGGGGATTAAGACATTTAGCCTTTGCCCTGGACGATATCCAGGCCTTTATCCGGCACCTGGCAACCTATGGTATTGAAACCGAGCCGGTCAGGGTGGATGAATATACCGGCAAAAAATACACCTTTTTCAGCGATCCGGATCACCTGCCGCTGGAGTTGTACCAAAAATAA
- a CDS encoding M9 family metallopeptidase, translating into MKMKRTVTLISMAMLSASYAVSANAANGDHTAVEAQIKGGHSSHIHQGKIPHHLLEQAPGTRLSADAKVSRSDLRQRKRPLLSKHSSLSNKTVNNVSLQADEPAIAVCDVTTQDLAAVSGKARNDLLKGSTDFDCLEDELWGVQQDVLQALFNEAAMIEIAREAQALTAGYQGDNSNKIANFVLYLRVGTWAQWGNADVIGEYTAAFNNAAFGFLDAFASSHRFYQTDEAHGEILREVITLMGGTDFSLRYLPQAISWLGRYDKDWGYYMQGSFTSVLTLIYRGNFDANFRGAVEADRTVVNELDTFLKNNSDLIGHDKEYQFNDAAMELSRFLTYGGQTYESVKVLVKAFLDKYSVTGAGSAAWLRMADMVDYADADNCSYYGICNFKEDLMAEVLPITHNCSSSLRVRAQDLTNAQLQEICSDLSAQETYFHQKLTTNNTPVADDNNSTLELVIYDSSSDYKQYSGVLFGHSTDNGGIYLEGDPSQVGNIPRFFAYEAEWMLPEFAVWNLTHEYVHYLDGRFDLHGDFATGNAHDTVWWSEGLAEYISKKDRNDDAVAQARDKTHSLSQLLRTDYNDSASQIYDWGYLAVRFMFEEKSADIDTMLGHVRSGDYASYDAWLDNINSRYDSQFSSWLETVQSTDAEEPPTGGDVLNNGDSRIISSDGSEQPAFSFELNSAASNVDISISGGTGDADIYVRHGSAPTLDDYDYRPWENGNNETVNIAAPASGLWFIMVNPYNPFSDVELSVSWQQSAPGVPDACSSQSPVSSGELFDATPVCLEQGTRYVYFWADGSESSLTIGSAHGAGDISLYHSSGSWPSEQDHHNVSANAGSNEEQIVINGPERGWHYIKATGQDSGVTLQLSMH; encoded by the coding sequence ATGAAAATGAAAAGGACGGTTACCCTGATTTCGATGGCAATGCTATCGGCGAGTTATGCTGTTTCGGCAAATGCTGCAAATGGCGACCATACCGCGGTTGAGGCACAAATCAAAGGCGGGCATTCAAGCCATATCCACCAGGGAAAAATCCCCCACCACCTCCTTGAGCAGGCGCCCGGCACAAGGTTAAGTGCTGATGCTAAGGTTTCAAGATCCGATTTGCGACAGAGGAAAAGGCCGCTATTGTCAAAGCACAGCAGTCTCAGCAATAAAACCGTTAATAATGTCAGCCTGCAAGCGGATGAGCCAGCCATTGCCGTCTGTGATGTCACGACACAAGACCTGGCCGCGGTGTCGGGTAAAGCCAGGAATGACCTGTTAAAGGGCAGCACAGATTTTGACTGCCTGGAAGATGAATTATGGGGCGTACAGCAGGATGTCCTGCAGGCCCTGTTTAATGAGGCGGCAATGATAGAAATTGCCCGCGAAGCGCAGGCGCTGACGGCGGGTTATCAGGGAGATAACAGCAATAAAATTGCTAACTTTGTGCTTTACCTGCGGGTCGGTACCTGGGCGCAATGGGGCAATGCCGATGTGATCGGCGAGTACACCGCAGCCTTTAATAATGCCGCCTTTGGCTTTTTAGATGCCTTTGCCAGCAGCCACCGTTTTTATCAAACCGATGAAGCCCATGGCGAAATATTACGGGAAGTGATCACCCTGATGGGAGGCACAGACTTTAGTCTCCGTTATCTGCCGCAGGCGATCAGCTGGCTAGGCCGTTACGATAAAGACTGGGGTTATTATATGCAGGGCAGTTTCACCAGCGTATTAACCTTGATTTACCGCGGTAATTTTGATGCCAATTTCAGGGGCGCGGTCGAAGCTGACCGTACTGTGGTTAATGAGCTGGATACTTTCCTCAAAAACAATAGCGATTTAATTGGCCATGACAAGGAATATCAGTTTAATGATGCTGCCATGGAGCTGTCGCGTTTTTTAACTTATGGCGGGCAAACCTACGAGTCCGTTAAGGTCCTGGTAAAGGCTTTTCTTGATAAGTACAGCGTAACCGGCGCTGGCTCGGCCGCCTGGCTAAGAATGGCGGACATGGTCGATTATGCCGATGCGGATAATTGCAGCTATTACGGCATCTGTAATTTCAAAGAAGATCTGATGGCCGAGGTCTTGCCTATTACTCATAACTGCAGCAGTAGTTTACGGGTCAGGGCGCAGGACTTGACCAATGCCCAGTTGCAGGAAATCTGCAGCGATTTGAGCGCCCAGGAAACTTATTTCCACCAGAAGTTAACCACCAACAATACCCCGGTAGCAGATGATAACAATAGCACTCTGGAGTTGGTGATTTACGACAGCAGCAGTGATTATAAGCAGTATTCCGGCGTATTGTTCGGACACAGCACAGACAATGGCGGTATTTATCTGGAAGGAGATCCGTCGCAGGTGGGTAATATACCGCGCTTTTTTGCCTATGAAGCGGAATGGATGTTGCCTGAGTTTGCCGTGTGGAACCTGACCCATGAATATGTCCATTACCTGGACGGCCGCTTTGATCTGCATGGCGATTTTGCCACAGGTAATGCCCACGATACCGTATGGTGGTCGGAAGGCCTGGCGGAATATATCTCGAAAAAAGACCGCAATGACGATGCCGTGGCCCAGGCCCGGGATAAAACTCACAGCCTAAGCCAGTTATTGCGTACGGATTATAATGACAGTGCCAGCCAGATTTACGACTGGGGCTACCTGGCGGTACGCTTTATGTTTGAGGAAAAGTCCGCGGACATCGATACTATGCTCGGCCATGTCAGAAGCGGCGATTATGCCAGTTATGATGCCTGGTTAGACAATATCAACAGCCGTTACGATAGCCAGTTCTCCAGCTGGCTGGAAACGGTACAAAGCACCGACGCCGAAGAGCCTCCTACCGGAGGGGATGTCTTAAATAACGGCGATAGCCGTATTATCAGCTCAGACGGCAGTGAGCAACCGGCGTTTAGTTTTGAGCTGAACTCAGCTGCCAGCAATGTCGATATCAGCATCAGCGGCGGCACCGGCGATGCGGATATATATGTCAGGCACGGCAGTGCGCCGACCCTGGACGACTATGACTATCGCCCCTGGGAAAACGGCAATAACGAAACCGTTAATATCGCCGCCCCGGCATCCGGTTTGTGGTTTATTATGGTGAATCCGTACAACCCCTTCAGTGATGTCGAACTGAGTGTCAGCTGGCAGCAAAGTGCTCCCGGTGTTCCGGATGCCTGTTCAAGCCAGTCGCCGGTAAGCAGTGGTGAATTGTTTGATGCCACGCCTGTGTGCCTGGAACAGGGAACCCGGTATGTCTATTTCTGGGCCGACGGCAGTGAAAGTTCGCTGACTATCGGCTCGGCCCATGGCGCAGGCGATATCAGCCTTTATCACAGCAGCGGCAGCTGGCCAAGCGAGCAAGATCACCACAATGTTTCTGCCAATGCCGGTTCAAATGAAGAGCAAATTGTCATCAACGGCCCCGAGCGCGGCTGGCACTATATCAAAGCCACAGGGCAAGACAGCGGTGTAACTTTACAGTTGAGCATGCACTAG
- a CDS encoding MJ1255/VC2487 family glycosyltransferase, whose product MKVLYGIQATGNGHISRCRIMAKYLKQQNIDVTYLVSGRAKQDLFDMEVFGDFQHRRGLTFVTNHGEVNYAATAINNNLVRFVRDIYTLDLTPYDVVITDFEPVTAWAGKLRNKTVIGIGHQYAFGHKTPVAGANPIAKMVMKYFAPAEISAGLHWHPFDETIFPPIIDTSLTPAEQDGSILVYLPFEDQRQVTRLLNRFHNQEFILYSPELEDKTVINVKQRKTCYAGFKRDLTKARGVICNSGFELISECLHLGLPILTKPIQGQMEQLSNAKSLNQLGYAQVMDTLDGEVITTWLQQLSPRQSRHFPDVAKALATWIASGDWQMPSSLVAQIWPTAD is encoded by the coding sequence ATGAAAGTACTTTATGGCATACAGGCAACCGGCAACGGGCATATTTCCCGCTGCCGCATCATGGCAAAATACCTGAAACAGCAAAATATCGATGTCACCTATTTAGTCTCCGGCAGGGCAAAGCAAGATTTGTTCGATATGGAAGTTTTTGGCGATTTCCAGCACCGCCGGGGCTTAACCTTTGTTACCAACCACGGCGAAGTCAATTATGCCGCCACCGCAATAAATAATAACCTAGTACGCTTTGTCCGGGATATTTATACCTTAGATCTCACGCCCTATGATGTCGTTATCACCGACTTCGAGCCGGTTACCGCCTGGGCCGGAAAACTCAGGAATAAAACCGTGATCGGCATAGGCCATCAGTACGCTTTTGGCCACAAGACGCCGGTGGCCGGGGCCAACCCGATCGCCAAAATGGTCATGAAATATTTTGCCCCCGCCGAGATCAGCGCCGGCCTGCACTGGCATCCTTTCGATGAAACCATCTTCCCGCCGATCATAGACACCTCACTTACCCCGGCTGAGCAAGACGGCAGCATCCTGGTTTACCTGCCTTTTGAAGATCAGCGCCAGGTCACCCGGTTACTAAACCGCTTTCATAACCAGGAGTTTATCCTCTACTCCCCCGAGCTTGAGGATAAAACCGTGATAAATGTCAAACAAAGAAAAACCTGCTATGCCGGTTTTAAACGTGACCTGACCAAGGCCCGCGGCGTTATCTGCAACTCAGGTTTTGAACTGATCAGCGAATGCCTGCACCTGGGCTTGCCGATATTAACCAAGCCCATCCAGGGGCAGATGGAACAATTGTCCAATGCCAAAAGCCTGAACCAACTCGGCTACGCCCAGGTAATGGACACTTTGGACGGTGAGGTAATAACCACTTGGCTGCAACAGCTTAGCCCGCGTCAATCCAGACATTTCCCCGATGTCGCCAAAGCACTGGCGACCTGGATAGCTTCCGGCGACTGGCAAATGCCAAGCAGCCTGGTGGCACAAATTTGGCCGACAGCAGATTAG
- a CDS encoding phosphatase PAP2 family protein gives MLSDLYQYDLRMLLWCRKSRFYPQFITFVRGVSRSGDGYLQLSLPLVYGLIYPEDSWQFMSLILIAFSIERPLYLILKNTLKRRRPPQVVAHFTSVIAPADQFSFPSGHTMAAFLLAGIALGYLGMVALPLYLWAFAVGCSRVILGVHFPSDILAGACLGTGLALGVSQLI, from the coding sequence ATGTTAAGCGACTTATATCAATATGATTTACGCATGTTATTATGGTGTCGGAAATCCCGGTTTTATCCGCAGTTCATCACTTTTGTCCGCGGTGTCTCCCGCAGCGGCGACGGCTATTTGCAATTAAGCCTGCCCCTGGTTTACGGCCTGATATATCCCGAAGACAGCTGGCAGTTTATGTCTCTGATTTTAATTGCCTTTAGTATCGAAAGACCCTTATACCTGATATTAAAAAACACCCTGAAACGCCGTCGCCCGCCGCAGGTAGTCGCCCACTTTACCAGTGTTATCGCCCCTGCCGACCAGTTCAGCTTCCCTTCCGGCCATACCATGGCGGCTTTTTTACTGGCCGGAATCGCCCTGGGTTACCTGGGCATGGTCGCTTTGCCGCTTTATCTGTGGGCCTTTGCCGTCGGTTGTTCGCGCGTTATCTTAGGAGTGCATTTTCCTTCGGATATACTTGCCGGCGCCTGCCTGGGCACAGGTCTGGCGCTCGGGGTAAGCCAGTTGATTTAA
- a CDS encoding DMT family transporter yields the protein MSVPAAYFAVVLIWSTTPLGIVWSSESVSPTIAVLMRMVIAAVLGLTLLKCKGMSLPGNRQAMKVYWFSALGIFGGMLCSYMAAAYISSGMMSLIFGLSPVFSGLLAQKILNEARFSHMRKLAMLVSLSGLALVCSDNLSMTEQNPLGLVFILLAVFFFSLSGVLVKSVKVAIHPMATTVGALLVSIPLFFLAWLVLDGTMPVHEWQARSLWAILYLGVFGSLIGFVAYYYVLQKLTASTVTLITMITPVIALSIGAFLNNETVSTNLLIGAALVMTGLAIYNWGEKLLPAKRLASPAEE from the coding sequence ATGTCAGTACCAGCAGCATATTTTGCCGTTGTATTAATCTGGTCTACAACACCTTTGGGAATCGTCTGGAGCAGCGAATCAGTCAGTCCCACTATCGCAGTATTAATGCGTATGGTGATCGCCGCTGTTTTGGGACTCACCTTGCTAAAATGCAAAGGCATGTCACTGCCGGGCAATAGGCAGGCGATGAAGGTGTACTGGTTTTCGGCACTTGGCATTTTTGGCGGCATGCTCTGTTCTTATATGGCGGCGGCTTATATCAGCTCGGGTATGATGTCGCTTATTTTCGGCCTGTCACCGGTGTTTTCCGGTTTGCTGGCGCAAAAAATTCTTAATGAAGCAAGGTTTAGCCATATGCGTAAACTGGCGATGCTGGTTTCTTTATCCGGCCTGGCCCTGGTGTGTTCGGATAACCTTTCAATGACGGAGCAAAACCCGCTGGGACTGGTTTTTATCTTGCTGGCGGTGTTTTTCTTTAGCCTCAGTGGCGTGCTGGTAAAAAGCGTTAAGGTGGCGATTCACCCTATGGCGACCACAGTGGGGGCTTTACTGGTCTCTATTCCCTTGTTTTTTCTTGCCTGGCTGGTACTTGACGGCACTATGCCGGTCCATGAGTGGCAGGCGAGATCTTTGTGGGCGATTCTTTACCTGGGAGTTTTTGGCTCCCTGATAGGTTTTGTTGCTTATTATTATGTTTTGCAAAAATTAACTGCCAGTACGGTTACCTTGATTACCATGATAACACCTGTGATCGCTTTATCCATCGGGGCTTTTCTCAATAATGAGACCGTCAGTACCAACCTGCTTATCGGGGCGGCACTTGTGATGACAGGTTTGGCAATATATAACTGGGGGGAGAAACTGCTCCCGGCAAAGCGGCTGGCGAGTCCGGCGGAAGAATAA